Proteins from a single region of Ischnura elegans chromosome 2, ioIscEleg1.1, whole genome shotgun sequence:
- the LOC124154307 gene encoding adenylyl cyclase-associated protein 1 isoform X3 — translation MASVSSYDAILQGPLKTYLQCSSKIGGDVAAHAKLVESAFNAQKEFLVTASKASAPSNSSLLQALLKPTSDGIGAIQNFRESHRGSPHFNHLSAVSESIPALGWVAVSPAPAPYVKEMNDAGQFYTNRVLKEWKEKDKVHVEWTKAWVQTLTELQQFVKQYHTTGLCWGGRGMPEGGTPAPPPPPPGPMPPPPPPIENLDISAGGVQDRSALFAEINQGEAITRSLKKVTPDMQVHKNQALRSGPAPFKAPSGDVSIKGYAPVRGPGAPSAKPPVFTRDGKKWLVEHQKNNSNLVVENAEMNNVVYMFRCEGSTLTVRGKINSVVVDSCRKSSVVFDSLVSSVEFINCQSVQMQVLGKVPTITIDKTDGCQMYLSKDSMDVEIVSSKSSEMNVMVPQPNGDYMEYPIPEQYKTTVSEKGLKTEVVECKA, via the exons ATGGCCTCAGTATCATCTTATGATGCAATCCTCCAAGGGCCACTTAAAACGTATTTGCAGTGTTCTTCCAAAATTGGCGGTGATGTTGCTGCCCATGCAAAGCTTGTGGAGAGTGCATTTAA TGCCCAGAAGGAATTCCTTGTGACTGCATCCAAAGCAAGTGCTCCTTCAAATTCAAGTTTACTGCAAGCTCTCTTAAAACCTACTTCTGACGGTATTGGTGCTATCCAAAACTTTAGGGAAAGTCACCGAGGTTCTCCTCATTTTAATCACTTAAGTGCTGTAAGTGAGAGCATTCCAGCACTGGGATGGGTTGCTGTG agCCCTGCTCCTGCTCCATATGTAAAAGAAATGAATGATGCTGGACAATTCTACACCAATAGAGTGTTAAAAGAATGGAAAGAAAA GGATAAAGTCCATGTTGAATGGACAAAGGCATGGGTCCAAACGCTCACAGAACTTCAACAGTTTGTCAAGCAGTACCACACCACTGGACTATGTTGGGGAGGCCGAGGTATGCCAGAGGGTGGCACCCCtgcccctcccccaccaccacctgGCCCTatgcctcctccccctcctccaatTGAGAACTTAGACATATCAGCTGGTGGAGTTCAAGATCGGTCCGCTCTGTTTGCTGAAATCAATCAGGGAGAGGCTATTACGCGTA GCTTGAAAAAGGTGACACCTGACATGCAAGTGCATAAAAATCAAGCTTTGCGTTCAGGCCCTGCACCATTTAAGGCCCCATCTGGTGACGTATCAATCAAAGGGTATGCCCCTGTTCGAGGGCCTGGTGCTCCAAGTGCAAAACCTCCTGTATTCACCCGTGATGGGAAAAAGTGGCTGGTG GAGCATCAAAAGAATAACAGTAATTTGGTTGTTGAAAATGCTGAAATGAACAATGTAGTTTACATGTTCCGCTGTGAAGGATCCACCCTCACAGTTCGTGGGAAAATCAATTCAGTGGTGGTTGATTCTTGTCGAAAGTCATCAGTTGTATTTGACTCACTTGTGTCATCCGTTGAATTCATCAATTGCCAGTCAGTACAAATGCAG GTGCTGGGTAAGGTTCCCACTATCACTATTGACAAGACAGATGGGTGCCAGATGTATCTTAGTAAGGACTCGATGGATGTTGAAATAGTCAGCTCCAAGTCATCAGAGATGAATGTAATGGTGCCTCAACCCAATGGAGATTAT ATGGAATACCCAATACCAGAGCAGTACAAGACCACAGTGAGTGAGAAGGGGTTGAAAACCGAAGTGGTAGAATGCAAAGCATAA
- the LOC124154307 gene encoding adenylyl cyclase-associated protein 1 isoform X2, with protein MLCCGCGRKRTVSNDESKVSEDKGKKCNGDGEDVAVCGFPSEDRVIEGGDNNASKEVEVTAVSQEGVDGKLRKESDHAGANDSDSPVNRDSEKNPENEEHGGKNYGRDELAIRRYRFFADMTTGNVSLTPVLPPVRPDPIGQEVAPSAETMASVSSYDAILQGPLKTYLQCSSKIGGDVAAHAKLVESAFNAQKEFLVTASKASAPSNSSLLQALLKPTSDGIGAIQNFRESHRGSPHFNHLSAVSESIPALGWVAVSPAPAPYVKEMNDAGQFYTNRVLKEWKEKDKVHVEWTKAWVQTLTELQQFVKQYHTTGLCWGGRGLKKVTPDMQVHKNQALRSGPAPFKAPSGDVSIKGYAPVRGPGAPSAKPPVFTRDGKKWLVEHQKNNSNLVVENAEMNNVVYMFRCEGSTLTVRGKINSVVVDSCRKSSVVFDSLVSSVEFINCQSVQMQVLGKVPTITIDKTDGCQMYLSKDSMDVEIVSSKSSEMNVMVPQPNGDYMEYPIPEQYKTTVSEKGLKTEVVECKA; from the exons ATGTTGTGTTGTGGGTGTGGCAGGAAGCGGACGGTGTCCAATGACGAATCCAAAGTTTCGGAAGATAAGGGAAAAAAATGCAACGGGGATGGAGAGGATGTGGCGGTATGCGGTTTTCCGTCGGAAGACCGAGTAATAGAAGGAGGAGACAATAATGCTTCTAAAGAGGTAGAGGTTACAGCTGTCTCCCAGGAGGGCGTGGACGGGAAGCTAAGAAAAGAGTCGGATCATGCCGGCGCGAATGACTCCGACTCTCCGGTTAATAGGGATAGTGAGAAGAATCCCGAGAATGAGGAACATGGAGGCAAGAATTACGGCCGTGATGAATTAGCAATTCGACGGTATCGTTTTTTCGCTGACATGACGACTGGCAATGTCAGTCTTACTCCAGTGTTACCGCCCGTCCGCCCGGACCCGATAGGTCAGGAGGTCGCGCCGTCGGCAG AAACAATGGCCTCAGTATCATCTTATGATGCAATCCTCCAAGGGCCACTTAAAACGTATTTGCAGTGTTCTTCCAAAATTGGCGGTGATGTTGCTGCCCATGCAAAGCTTGTGGAGAGTGCATTTAA TGCCCAGAAGGAATTCCTTGTGACTGCATCCAAAGCAAGTGCTCCTTCAAATTCAAGTTTACTGCAAGCTCTCTTAAAACCTACTTCTGACGGTATTGGTGCTATCCAAAACTTTAGGGAAAGTCACCGAGGTTCTCCTCATTTTAATCACTTAAGTGCTGTAAGTGAGAGCATTCCAGCACTGGGATGGGTTGCTGTG agCCCTGCTCCTGCTCCATATGTAAAAGAAATGAATGATGCTGGACAATTCTACACCAATAGAGTGTTAAAAGAATGGAAAGAAAA GGATAAAGTCCATGTTGAATGGACAAAGGCATGGGTCCAAACGCTCACAGAACTTCAACAGTTTGTCAAGCAGTACCACACCACTGGACTATGTTGGGGAGGCCGAG GCTTGAAAAAGGTGACACCTGACATGCAAGTGCATAAAAATCAAGCTTTGCGTTCAGGCCCTGCACCATTTAAGGCCCCATCTGGTGACGTATCAATCAAAGGGTATGCCCCTGTTCGAGGGCCTGGTGCTCCAAGTGCAAAACCTCCTGTATTCACCCGTGATGGGAAAAAGTGGCTGGTG GAGCATCAAAAGAATAACAGTAATTTGGTTGTTGAAAATGCTGAAATGAACAATGTAGTTTACATGTTCCGCTGTGAAGGATCCACCCTCACAGTTCGTGGGAAAATCAATTCAGTGGTGGTTGATTCTTGTCGAAAGTCATCAGTTGTATTTGACTCACTTGTGTCATCCGTTGAATTCATCAATTGCCAGTCAGTACAAATGCAG GTGCTGGGTAAGGTTCCCACTATCACTATTGACAAGACAGATGGGTGCCAGATGTATCTTAGTAAGGACTCGATGGATGTTGAAATAGTCAGCTCCAAGTCATCAGAGATGAATGTAATGGTGCCTCAACCCAATGGAGATTAT ATGGAATACCCAATACCAGAGCAGTACAAGACCACAGTGAGTGAGAAGGGGTTGAAAACCGAAGTGGTAGAATGCAAAGCATAA
- the LOC124154307 gene encoding adenylyl cyclase-associated protein 1 isoform X1: MLCCGCGRKRTVSNDESKVSEDKGKKCNGDGEDVAVCGFPSEDRVIEGGDNNASKEVEVTAVSQEGVDGKLRKESDHAGANDSDSPVNRDSEKNPENEEHGGKNYGRDELAIRRYRFFADMTTGNVSLTPVLPPVRPDPIGQEVAPSAETMASVSSYDAILQGPLKTYLQCSSKIGGDVAAHAKLVESAFNAQKEFLVTASKASAPSNSSLLQALLKPTSDGIGAIQNFRESHRGSPHFNHLSAVSESIPALGWVAVSPAPAPYVKEMNDAGQFYTNRVLKEWKEKDKVHVEWTKAWVQTLTELQQFVKQYHTTGLCWGGRGMPEGGTPAPPPPPPGPMPPPPPPIENLDISAGGVQDRSALFAEINQGEAITRSLKKVTPDMQVHKNQALRSGPAPFKAPSGDVSIKGYAPVRGPGAPSAKPPVFTRDGKKWLVEHQKNNSNLVVENAEMNNVVYMFRCEGSTLTVRGKINSVVVDSCRKSSVVFDSLVSSVEFINCQSVQMQVLGKVPTITIDKTDGCQMYLSKDSMDVEIVSSKSSEMNVMVPQPNGDYMEYPIPEQYKTTVSEKGLKTEVVECKA; encoded by the exons ATGTTGTGTTGTGGGTGTGGCAGGAAGCGGACGGTGTCCAATGACGAATCCAAAGTTTCGGAAGATAAGGGAAAAAAATGCAACGGGGATGGAGAGGATGTGGCGGTATGCGGTTTTCCGTCGGAAGACCGAGTAATAGAAGGAGGAGACAATAATGCTTCTAAAGAGGTAGAGGTTACAGCTGTCTCCCAGGAGGGCGTGGACGGGAAGCTAAGAAAAGAGTCGGATCATGCCGGCGCGAATGACTCCGACTCTCCGGTTAATAGGGATAGTGAGAAGAATCCCGAGAATGAGGAACATGGAGGCAAGAATTACGGCCGTGATGAATTAGCAATTCGACGGTATCGTTTTTTCGCTGACATGACGACTGGCAATGTCAGTCTTACTCCAGTGTTACCGCCCGTCCGCCCGGACCCGATAGGTCAGGAGGTCGCGCCGTCGGCAG AAACAATGGCCTCAGTATCATCTTATGATGCAATCCTCCAAGGGCCACTTAAAACGTATTTGCAGTGTTCTTCCAAAATTGGCGGTGATGTTGCTGCCCATGCAAAGCTTGTGGAGAGTGCATTTAA TGCCCAGAAGGAATTCCTTGTGACTGCATCCAAAGCAAGTGCTCCTTCAAATTCAAGTTTACTGCAAGCTCTCTTAAAACCTACTTCTGACGGTATTGGTGCTATCCAAAACTTTAGGGAAAGTCACCGAGGTTCTCCTCATTTTAATCACTTAAGTGCTGTAAGTGAGAGCATTCCAGCACTGGGATGGGTTGCTGTG agCCCTGCTCCTGCTCCATATGTAAAAGAAATGAATGATGCTGGACAATTCTACACCAATAGAGTGTTAAAAGAATGGAAAGAAAA GGATAAAGTCCATGTTGAATGGACAAAGGCATGGGTCCAAACGCTCACAGAACTTCAACAGTTTGTCAAGCAGTACCACACCACTGGACTATGTTGGGGAGGCCGAGGTATGCCAGAGGGTGGCACCCCtgcccctcccccaccaccacctgGCCCTatgcctcctccccctcctccaatTGAGAACTTAGACATATCAGCTGGTGGAGTTCAAGATCGGTCCGCTCTGTTTGCTGAAATCAATCAGGGAGAGGCTATTACGCGTA GCTTGAAAAAGGTGACACCTGACATGCAAGTGCATAAAAATCAAGCTTTGCGTTCAGGCCCTGCACCATTTAAGGCCCCATCTGGTGACGTATCAATCAAAGGGTATGCCCCTGTTCGAGGGCCTGGTGCTCCAAGTGCAAAACCTCCTGTATTCACCCGTGATGGGAAAAAGTGGCTGGTG GAGCATCAAAAGAATAACAGTAATTTGGTTGTTGAAAATGCTGAAATGAACAATGTAGTTTACATGTTCCGCTGTGAAGGATCCACCCTCACAGTTCGTGGGAAAATCAATTCAGTGGTGGTTGATTCTTGTCGAAAGTCATCAGTTGTATTTGACTCACTTGTGTCATCCGTTGAATTCATCAATTGCCAGTCAGTACAAATGCAG GTGCTGGGTAAGGTTCCCACTATCACTATTGACAAGACAGATGGGTGCCAGATGTATCTTAGTAAGGACTCGATGGATGTTGAAATAGTCAGCTCCAAGTCATCAGAGATGAATGTAATGGTGCCTCAACCCAATGGAGATTAT ATGGAATACCCAATACCAGAGCAGTACAAGACCACAGTGAGTGAGAAGGGGTTGAAAACCGAAGTGGTAGAATGCAAAGCATAA